From the Kogia breviceps isolate mKogBre1 chromosome 3, mKogBre1 haplotype 1, whole genome shotgun sequence genome, one window contains:
- the ACBD7 gene encoding LOW QUALITY PROTEIN: acyl-CoA-binding domain-containing protein 7 (The sequence of the model RefSeq protein was modified relative to this genomic sequence to represent the inferred CDS: substituted 1 base at 1 genomic stop codon), which yields MHSFNKETDFEKVAEDMRKLKTRPDDEELKEPYRLYKQSVIGDVDTECPGLXDRKGKTKWEAWNLKKGLSKADAMNACISKAKELIEKYGI from the exons ATGCATTCCTTCAACAAGGAG ACTGATTTTGAAAAGGTGGCCGAAGACATGAGGAAGCTGAAAACCAGGCCGGATGATGAGGAACTAAAAGAACCCTACAGGCTCTACAAACAATCTGTAATTGGAGATGTAGATACTG AGTGTCCAGGACTGTGAGATCGAAAAGGCAAGACTAAGTGGGAAGCTTGGAACCTCAAGAA AGGATTATCGAAGGCAGATGCCATGAATGCCTGTATTTCTAAAGCAAAAGAGCTAATAGAAAAATATGGAATATAG